The DNA region GAAGGACGGCCGCCGCGACTGCCGCGTCGCCCTCGCCGCCGATGACGGTCGCGAGCTCGTACTCCCCCGCCTCGAGCGCGATGCCGCCAGACGTCACTATGCCGTCGACCTCGGCCCAATCACCCGACTTGGAGCCGCCGATCGCCTGCTGCACCGACTTGCCGATGCGGGGGCCAGCGGCGCGGGCGTTGACCGTCAGACGGCGCTCGACTGGGTTCGCGGCCGTGAACTCCTCGATCGTCAGCAGTCGCACGGTCTTGACGTTGAGCTCGGCGGCAATGAGGTCCACATACGGCTCAAGCGCTGCGGCCGAATCCACCGCGACATCGAGCGACGCGAGCGGCTGACGCACGCGCAACTGCTCCTTCTTACGTACGCCGTGGGCCACCGAGACGACCTCGCGCACCTGGTCCATGACGGCGCCGAGGCTGTCATCCGCCCACACGGACGGAGTGACTGGGTAGTCGGTGAGGTGCACCGAGCGACCACCCGTGAGTCCGCGCCAAATCTCCTCCGTCTCGAGAGGCAACAGCGGGGCCGCCAGGCGTGTCACCGTCTCGAGCACCGTGTAGAGGGTGTCGAACGCATCGGCGTCCTCGTCCCAGAACCGGTCGCGCTGCGTGCGCACGTACCAGTTGGTGAGCAGATCCATGTATTGCGCGAGAGACTCCGAGGCACCAGGAACGTCGAACGCCTCCATCTGGGACGTGACCGTACGCACCAGCTCGGCCGTCTTGGCGAGCACATACCTGTCCATGACGGGAAGCGACGCCACCCTGGCATCGTCCATCTGCTTGCCAAGAATGCCGGCACCACCGTTTGCGGCGCCCGCGTACAGGGTGAAGAAGTAGTACGTCGACCACAGCGGCAGCATCACCTGGCGAACACCCTCGCGGATGCCCTCCTCCGTGACGACGAGGTTGCCGCCGCGCAGGATCGGGCTCGCCATAAGGAACCACCGCATGGCGTCGGAGCCGTCGCGGTGGAACACGTCGTTGACGTCCGGGTAGTTCTTGAGCGACTTCGACATCTTGCGGCCATCGTCACCAAGCACGATGCCGTGGCTCACGCAGGTCTTGAAGCTGGGCTTGTCGAACAGGGCCGTGGCGAGCACATGCAGCAAGTAGAACCAGCCGCGCGTCTGGCCGATGTACTCGACGATGAAGTCGCCCGGGTAGTGGCTGTCGAACCACTCGCGGTTCTCGAACGGATAGTGCACCTGCGCGAACGGCATCGAGCCCGAGTCGAACCACACGTCGAGCACGTCGGGGATGCGGCGCATCGTGGACTTGCCGCTCGGGTCGTCCGGGTTGGGGCGCACCAGGTCGTCGATGTAGGGACGGTGGAGGTTGGGCAGGCCCTCCTCATCGAGCGGGAGCCGCCCAAAGTCGGCCTCGATCTCGGCGAGAGAGCCGTACACGTCCATGCGCGGGTACTCGGGGTTGTCGCTCATCCACACGGGGATGGGCGTGCCGAAGTAGCGGTTGCGGCTGATCGACCAGTCGCGAGCGCCCTCGAGCCACTTGCCGAACTGACCGTCCTTGATGTGTTCCGGAACCCACGTGATCTCTTGATTGAGCTCGACCATGCGGTCGCGGAACTCCGTCACGCGCACAAACCACGAACCGATCGCGCGGTAGATCAAGGGGTTGCGGCAGCGCCAGCAGTGCGGGTAGCTGTGGTTGTAGGTCTCGTGACGCAGCACGACACCCTTCGCCTTGAGCGTGTCGATGATCGGCTTGTTCGCGTCGAAGACCTGAAGACCCTGGTAATCGGGCACCTCGGACGTGAAGCGGCCCCGCGAATCGATCGGGATGACCGGCTCGATACCCGCCGCGGCACAGACCGCCATGTCTTCCTCGCCGAAGGCCGGGGCGAGGTGGACGATGCCGGTGCCGTCCTCGGTCGACACATAGTCGGCCACGAGGAGCTGGTGCGCGTTCTCGCGCCCCGCGAAGTAGTCGAAGGGCGGCACGTAGCGCAGGCCAGCGAGGTCGGCGCCCTTCACGGTCGCGACGACTCGTACATCGTCGCCAATCTCACGCGCGTAGGAGGCCACCCTGCCGCTCGCCAACACCAGCCTGCACCCCACAAAGGGACCCTCCGACGGCACGACCACCGAGTACTCGATCTCCGGCCCCACCGCCGCCGCGAGGTTGGACGGGAGCGTCCACGGCGTCGTCGTCCAGATCAGGGCCGACGCATCGGCCAGGGCTCCTGGAGCGTCGATCAGCGGAAGCAACACGGTCAGCGCGGGGTCCTGACGGTCCTGGTAGACATCATCGTCCATGCGCAACTCGTGGTTGGACAGCGGGGTTTCGTCGCGCCAGCAGTACGGCAGCACGCGGTAGCCCTCATAGGCCAATCCCTTGTCGTACAGAGTCTTGAACGCCCAGATCACGGACTCCATGTACGTCACATCGAGAGTCTTGTAGTCGTTCTCGAAGTCGACCCAACGGGCCTGGCGAGTGACGTACTCCTCCCAATCCTTCGTGTACTTCAGGACCGAGTCCTTGCACGCCTTGTTGAAGGCGGCGATGCCCATCTCCTCGATCTGCGACTTATCGGTGATGCCCAGGATGCGCTCGGCCTCAAGCTCTGCCGGCAGCCCGTGGGTATCCCAGCCGAAGCGGCGCTCGACCTTCTTGCCGCGCATCGTCTCAAAGCGGGGCACGACGTCCTTGGCGTAGCCGGTCAGCAGGTGGCCGTAGTGCGGCAGCCCGTTGGCGAATGGGGGCCCGTCGTAGAAGACAAACTCCTCGGCGTCGTCGCGATTGTCGATCGACGCCTGGAACGTGCCGTCCGCCTTCCAGTACGCGAGCACATCCTCTTCGATCGAGGGGAAGCTTGGCGAGGGGGTCACCTCGGCCGAGGCATCGTCGGCGGTGCGGTGCAGGGGGTAGCGGGCGTCGCTCACGGCGGTTCCTTAAGGTCAAGCGTGTGGTGGTCACTCGTGCAGTGCGAGGACGCCCCGTTCCGAGAAAAACTGACCTCGTGGAACGACGCGCGGTACCACCCCGCTTGCCTTTCCGTCCCACTGCGGGACGTTCCGGCCACTCATGCCCCCTCCATCAAGGAGGCGCCGCTATGACGGGCTGCCCGTGCGGTTCTACTGAGTCGCCCGAGGGCTCCCGTTCTTCCGCAAGCTCACCGGTGATTGCCGGGTCGACGCTGGTGACCCCAGTGTACGCGAGCCTGGGGCGCACGGCGCTGACCATGAGCGTTCGCGCCGCGCGCGCCTCCCCGAGCGCCGTCCTGGGCGACAGCGAGGCGACGGGAGGTCCCTGCTCGCGAGAGGATAATGGAACTCATTCGCCGACGCTTCAGAGGGCCGAGAACCTCCCGGCCCTCTCCTATCGGGCGCCCGAGCGAGCCGCTCCGCGCGCGTGTGCCGCCAGCACACTCCTTGCCGCGACACGATGCTGAGGAGTTCACGCGTGCCCGACACCTGTGCACCCGACGCGCACCGCGTTGACGACACCGCAGACCCGCCTCGTGCCGTCACGACCGAAACCCTCGAGACGCCTCACGTCCCACAATTCGAGGCCGAGGAAGAACCGACGACCTTGTCGATGCCGATCATCGGTGCCGCCAGCGTGGTCGTTGTCGACGAGGCGGACACGGGGAGCCGGTCGATTGAGGCACTCACGCTGTCACCACGACGCGCCAAACTGGCGCTCTTCGTCCTCGCCACCGCCGCGTTCGCGGCGAGCGCGAACGAGGCATCGATCGTGGCGCTCAGCCAGTCGATTGCCACCGGCCTCGCGGTGCCCGTCGCCTCCATCGGCCTTGTCGCCACCGCATTCGCGCTCACCGTGGTCGCCGCGGCCACACCGCTGACCTTGCTCACCGCGAAGGCGAGCAAGAGGGTCACGCTCTCGGTCACAATGGGAGTCTGGACCGTTGGCGTGTTGATCGCAGCCATGTCGCAGAACCTCGTGCAATTGACAGGGGGTCGCATCGTGTCCGCCGCGGCGCACGCGCTCTTCTGGGCGCTCGTCGCCCCAACTGCGGCGAGCATGTTCGCCCCACATCTGCGCGCGCGCACCGTGACACGCATCATGGTGGGTGCCGCAGCAGCGGGCGTGGTGGGCACTCCCCTCGTGACCTTCAGCGGCACGTCATTCGGATGGCACACGCCATATTGGGGCCTCGCCATCTTGGGTGCGGTGTTGACCGCCTCGCTCGCGCTCGCGTTGCCGGGTCATGTTTCCAGCCGCGGCCACCGGAATGTGCAGCACACACGCGGCGACGTCCCCTCGCGGCGGATGTTTGCCAAGGTGCTGACGGTGACCTTTGCGGCGACGGCCGGCATGTCTGCATCGTGGACGTACATCGTCCCGTTCTTCACCAAGCAGGCAGGGCTTGACATCTCGAGCTTGCCCGCCGTATTCGCGCTGGGAGGGATCGTCGCGGTGGCCACGACGCTCGCCGTCGCGCCGTTCCTTGCGCGCAACGTCGTCCAGACCGTCCGCGTGAGTCTCGGCTTGCTCGCCATCGCGTGGGCCTTGCTCGCCATCGCTTCACCGTGGTCGGCCATCGCTGCAGAGGTGCTGCTAGCCGCAGGATGGGCGGCGCTGTTGGCAGCTCTCATCAACTGGGCGATGCGGCATACGCCATGGCGCACCGACGTCGGGGCAAGCACCTACACGATGGCCATGAACTCCGGTGGAGCCTTGGGCCCCCTGGTCGGTGCCGCGATCGTCGCAGCGTGGGGCACTCGCGCGCTGCCGCTTGTATCGCTCGGGCTCACCGCAGCCGCCGCTATCGTCACCACGACAATCGACGCCCGGATGCTCAGGCGACTCAGAGTGCCTCGCCGCTTGCGACGTGCAGTTCAGGCGCGCTTCGCCATGGTCGAGAAGCGCCGGGCTTGGACGCAAAGGACCCGACCCATCGCCCTGCGACCCCGGGGGCGAGCCACGTCCTTCACGCGCGGCAGCGTACGGGCGCGTCGTGCGCTGCGGAGGTCCGTCGACCCCAGACGTCGCTGACGCCGGCAGGCTGTGCCGCCGCCAAGGCCTTGATCCGGCGACCGTGGGATCGTGCATCCACCGCACTCTCGCGAGGTCAGCGAGATAGCCTGGCATCGACGAGGAGGTCGCCATGCTCGCAACCTTGCCTGCCTTTAGTTCCTTTTCCGTACTCGACATTGACGAGGCCGCACATTTCTATGGCGACGTTCTCGGGCTCAGTACGTCCGTCGCGCGCGGGATGCTGACCCTGACGCTCGGCTCCGGCGCTCACGTCCTCGTCTATCCCAAACCCCATCACGAGCCCGCGAGCCACACGGTGCTGATGTTCCCCACCGATGACATCGTCACCACCGTCGAGTGGGCGCGCTCACGTGGCGTGGTCTTCGAGATGCTAGACGGCGTCGGCGACGACGGAATCATGCCCGCAAATGAGTGGGGTCCCGCCAATGCCTGGTTCCGGGATCCGTCCGGCAACTGGCTGTCGATCGTCGGGGAGCCCGCTTCAGACCCCGTTGAAGGAAGTTGAACCATAGTTTGGCGGGGTCGAGCGCGGAATGGCGGCAATGGTCAGGGAGAACTCCTCCGTATCGTCTTGAGCCGTCACCGACACCAGTTCACCGATAAATTCGACAACTTCGCGCCTGAGCAATTCGAATTGCTCGCGCGTAAGGTGCACGTTCTCGCGCAGCAATCCGGCCGAACGAGGGTGCCACTCTCCCGCCGCCGCATGCCGAGCCGCGTCAAGGGACAAGGAGCGTGCGACGGTCTCGGTGGCAGCCACGAATTCTTCGGGCGTCGCACTGGCCGTCGCGGCTTCGGGAGTGGCAGCCACACGGTAGACCCTCTCCATGGCGCCCCCGCGCCGGTGCCGCTCGACAACGGTGATGATTCCAGCGTTCACGAGGCGCGCGACAGCTCGATACAGCGACGCTTGCGCCACGTCCGGCAGGCGCTCATGGATCTGCTTGGTGGTCAGGTCATCGGCGCCCAGCACCAGTACCACCCGCATGCGCACCGGGTGCAATAGGACATGTGCTCGGAGTTCCCCCACGGTGAATATTGTAGGGAAGCAATAGGGCGAGTCACGACCATTTGTGAATAACCGATCAAATTCACATCTGATAATGCCGAATCGTCCGTCAAGACTCGCACGCTTTCACGCCGCGGATTTCCTCATTCGAGCGTGACGGGCGGCTCGTGGCGCTTGCCCAACCATGGGATGAACTTTCCGGTTCGCGAGGCGTAAGCACCGTAGCCCGAATACGCAATCATCAAGAAGCGCTCTTCGCGCCGTGTCTTAAGTTCAAAGAAAGGTCCGAGCGCGACGGCGAGAATCCACGCCACGACGGCGCCTCGAACGACGGCGAGCCCAAGCGCGGCGATCACGACGGATGTGTACATCGGATGGCGGACCCACGCATAGATGCCACGCGCGCTGATTCCCGCGCCGTTCGGCTCCGGAACCGGCGTCAGCGCTCGCCCCAGGTACCACGCGGCAGCAAGGCTTCCCGCGCCACCGGCCGCAAACATGACGAGGCCGAGTAGCCGGAGCGTCGGCACCGACGGCCCCCACGACGATGGCACGACCGCGATCGCGACAAAGAGCACGCCCTGAATCGCCACAAGGCCCCAACTCGCCAGGGACGCCCGGCCCCCACCCGTCACCCGCGACCACCACGACATGGCCCCAGGCTAGTGGGGTGCGCGGACCGATTGGCGCAAGGCGCCACGTAAGCGCACACTGAAGACATCGCCGAAATCATCCTCTTCCATCACGCTCAGGGCCTCACTGAGGGCCTGCGCGAATTGGCTGAGCGCATCCGAGCGGCGGGCCACGAGGTCCACACACCCGACATGTACTCGGGGGTCGTTTTCGGGCGGCTCGACGAGGGCCTCGCCTTCGCTAGCCGCATCGGTCACGACGCGATCGAGGAGGTCGCCCGCCGGGCGGCCCGCCAGCATCCCCACGCCGACACCGCTATGGGATTCTCCCTCGGCGCCTTCCCCGCGCAGTTGCTTGCGCAGGAGTGGAAGAGAATTCATAATCTCGTGCTCGTGGCCGGCGGACTTCC from Demequina lutea includes:
- the ileS gene encoding isoleucine--tRNA ligase encodes the protein MSDARYPLHRTADDASAEVTPSPSFPSIEEDVLAYWKADGTFQASIDNRDDAEEFVFYDGPPFANGLPHYGHLLTGYAKDVVPRFETMRGKKVERRFGWDTHGLPAELEAERILGITDKSQIEEMGIAAFNKACKDSVLKYTKDWEEYVTRQARWVDFENDYKTLDVTYMESVIWAFKTLYDKGLAYEGYRVLPYCWRDETPLSNHELRMDDDVYQDRQDPALTVLLPLIDAPGALADASALIWTTTPWTLPSNLAAAVGPEIEYSVVVPSEGPFVGCRLVLASGRVASYAREIGDDVRVVATVKGADLAGLRYVPPFDYFAGRENAHQLLVADYVSTEDGTGIVHLAPAFGEEDMAVCAAAGIEPVIPIDSRGRFTSEVPDYQGLQVFDANKPIIDTLKAKGVVLRHETYNHSYPHCWRCRNPLIYRAIGSWFVRVTEFRDRMVELNQEITWVPEHIKDGQFGKWLEGARDWSISRNRYFGTPIPVWMSDNPEYPRMDVYGSLAEIEADFGRLPLDEEGLPNLHRPYIDDLVRPNPDDPSGKSTMRRIPDVLDVWFDSGSMPFAQVHYPFENREWFDSHYPGDFIVEYIGQTRGWFYLLHVLATALFDKPSFKTCVSHGIVLGDDGRKMSKSLKNYPDVNDVFHRDGSDAMRWFLMASPILRGGNLVVTEEGIREGVRQVMLPLWSTYYFFTLYAGAANGGAGILGKQMDDARVASLPVMDRYVLAKTAELVRTVTSQMEAFDVPGASESLAQYMDLLTNWYVRTQRDRFWDEDADAFDTLYTVLETVTRLAAPLLPLETEEIWRGLTGGRSVHLTDYPVTPSVWADDSLGAVMDQVREVVSVAHGVRKKEQLRVRQPLASLDVAVDSAAALEPYVDLIAAELNVKTVRLLTIEEFTAANPVERRLTVNARAAGPRIGKSVQQAIGGSKSGDWAEVDGIVTSGGIALEAGEYELATVIGGEGDAAVAAAVLPGGGFVALDTALTPELEAEGYARDLVRAIQDQRKAEGLNVGDRITLVLTVPEERVVAVETHLELIAGEVLATSLAVEAGDAQAITLSKA
- a CDS encoding MFS transporter, translated to MPDTCAPDAHRVDDTADPPRAVTTETLETPHVPQFEAEEEPTTLSMPIIGAASVVVVDEADTGSRSIEALTLSPRRAKLALFVLATAAFAASANEASIVALSQSIATGLAVPVASIGLVATAFALTVVAAATPLTLLTAKASKRVTLSVTMGVWTVGVLIAAMSQNLVQLTGGRIVSAAAHALFWALVAPTAASMFAPHLRARTVTRIMVGAAAAGVVGTPLVTFSGTSFGWHTPYWGLAILGAVLTASLALALPGHVSSRGHRNVQHTRGDVPSRRMFAKVLTVTFAATAGMSASWTYIVPFFTKQAGLDISSLPAVFALGGIVAVATTLAVAPFLARNVVQTVRVSLGLLAIAWALLAIASPWSAIAAEVLLAAGWAALLAALINWAMRHTPWRTDVGASTYTMAMNSGGALGPLVGAAIVAAWGTRALPLVSLGLTAAAAIVTTTIDARMLRRLRVPRRLRRAVQARFAMVEKRRAWTQRTRPIALRPRGRATSFTRGSVRARRALRRSVDPRRR
- a CDS encoding VOC family protein; the encoded protein is MLATLPAFSSFSVLDIDEAAHFYGDVLGLSTSVARGMLTLTLGSGAHVLVYPKPHHEPASHTVLMFPTDDIVTTVEWARSRGVVFEMLDGVGDDGIMPANEWGPANAWFRDPSGNWLSIVGEPASDPVEGS
- a CDS encoding helix-turn-helix domain-containing protein codes for the protein MGELRAHVLLHPVRMRVVLVLGADDLTTKQIHERLPDVAQASLYRAVARLVNAGIITVVERHRRGGAMERVYRVAATPEAATASATPEEFVAATETVARSLSLDAARHAAAGEWHPRSAGLLRENVHLTREQFELLRREVVEFIGELVSVTAQDDTEEFSLTIAAIPRSTPPNYGSTSFNGV
- a CDS encoding methyltransferase family protein, with the protein product MSWWSRVTGGGRASLASWGLVAIQGVLFVAIAVVPSSWGPSVPTLRLLGLVMFAAGGAGSLAAAWYLGRALTPVPEPNGAGISARGIYAWVRHPMYTSVVIAALGLAVVRGAVVAWILAVALGPFFELKTRREERFLMIAYSGYGAYASRTGKFIPWLGKRHEPPVTLE
- a CDS encoding dienelactone hydrolase family protein, with amino-acid sequence MLFHHAQGLTEGLRELAERIRAAGHEVHTPDMYSGVVFGRLDEGLAFASRIGHDAIEEVARRAARQHPHADTAMGFSLGAFPAQLLAQEWKRIHNLVLVAGGLPPRDLGGDWRFDVRLSVHVADPDDWIPTGSLETLLHHARGPHVHRYPGIGHMFVDPSSPDYDADSADLFEERLLAWLDEGDLTHSHP